A stretch of the Aerosakkonema funiforme FACHB-1375 genome encodes the following:
- a CDS encoding circadian clock KaiB family protein: protein MNNFIEYKGSANAESKNSQEVLGEDDLNLELEKYVLHLYVAGNSPKSVRAIQKLKTICQEYLQGRYELEIIDIYQQPELLEQEQIFAVPTLIKKLPPPLQRLIGDMTNTEKVIVSLGL, encoded by the coding sequence ATGAATAATTTTATAGAATATAAGGGGAGCGCAAATGCAGAGTCGAAAAACTCTCAAGAAGTGCTAGGCGAAGATGATTTAAATTTAGAGTTAGAAAAATACGTTCTCCATTTATACGTGGCAGGAAACAGTCCCAAATCAGTACGAGCTATCCAAAAGCTTAAAACTATATGCCAAGAATACCTGCAAGGGCGTTACGAACTTGAAATAATTGATATCTATCAGCAACCAGAACTCTTAGAACAAGAGCAAATTTTCGCCGTTCCTACACTTATAAAGAAACTTCCACCTCCTTTACAGAGGTTGATTGGGGATATGACTAATACAGAAAAAGTCATCGTTTCTTTGGGTCTTTGA